attacgaagttttactaaattaattgataaaaaattataatgattctcatataccatgaaagagagtttagcatacattaatactaatgtagaatgttgtaaaaaaatttaaaacaacactaaagattataggcttcagtatataaagaatttaccaaaaatcaatattttgtaggggttaacacatagattttgagaaaaattcaaaaaatatgaaaaaattgttttaatgtatagttgcatcctgtactaacatatgatgatgttgaaagaggtttggagcctttgttgtctccgtttttcaagaaaatatcgattttatagtggttattcctcgatttaaggagtattatgaagttttactaaattaattgtttaaaaattataatgattctcatataccatgaaatagagtttaacatacattaatacagatgtagaatgtggtcaaaaattttaaaacaacactaaagaatataggtttcagtatataaagaatttaccaaaattcaatatttttgtaggggttgttaacacatagattttgagaaattttttaaaaatatgacaataattttttaatgcatagttgcatcgtgcacttacatatgatgatgttgaaagaggtttggagcctttgttgtctacgtttttcaagaaaatagcgattttatagtggttattcctcgatttaaggagtattatgaagttttactaaattaattgataaaaaaattataatgattctcatatatcgtgaaatagagtttaacatacattaatacaaaggtagaATGTgatcagaaattttaaaacaacactaaagattataggcttcagtatataaagaatttatcaaaattcaatatttttgtagggattaacacatagattttgagaaaatttcaaaaaaaattgacaatattgttttaatgcatagttgcatcatgcacttacatatgatgatgttgaaagaggtttggagcctttgttgtctccgtttttcaagaaaattgtgattttatagtggtaattcctcgatttaaggagtattatgaaggtttactaaattaattgataaaaaattataatggttGTAAAAAGATAGTCTATCATACACTAACACAAATGTAGAACGTGGTcagaagttttaaaacaatactaaagattataggcttcagtatataaagaatttaaaagattataggcttcagtatataaagaatttaccaaaattcaatatttttgacccatagattttgagaaaatttcaaaaaatatgacaatattattttaatgcatagttgcatcatgaactaacatatgatgatgttgaaagaggtttggagcgtttgttgtctccgtttttcaagaaaataacgattttatagtggttattcctcgatttaaggagtattatgaagttttactaaattaattgataaaaaattataatgattctcatataccatgaaagagagtttagcatacactaatacaaatttagaatgtggtcagaagttttaaaacaacactaaagattataagattcggtatataaagaatttaccaaaattcaatattttgtggggggggttaacacatagattttgagaaaatttcaaaaaatatgacaatattgttttaatgcatagttgcatcctgcactaacatatgatgatgatgaaagaggtttggagtctttgttgtctctgtttttcaagaaaatagcgattttatagtggttattcctcgatttaagaagcattatgaagttttactaaattaattgataaaaaagtatAATGATTCCCACATACCATgaaagagtttagaatacactaatacaaatgtagaatgtggtcagaagttttaaaacaacactaaagattataggcttcagtatataaagaatttatcaaaattcaatatttttgtaggggggttaacacatagattttgaaaaaaattaaaaaaatatgacaatattgttttaatggatagttgcatcctgcactaaaatatagtgatgttgaaagaggtgtggaacctttgttgtctccatttttcaagaaaatagcgattttatagtggtaaaaaattataatgattttcatttactatgaaagagagtttagcatatactaatgcaaatttagaatgtggtcagaagttttaaaacaacactaaagattataggcttcagtatataaagaatttaccaaaattcaatatttttgtaggggttaacacatagattttgagaaaattttaaaaaatatgacaatattgttttaatacatagttgtatcatgcACGATGTTAAAAGATGTTTgaaatctttgttgtctccgtttttcaagaaaataacgattttatagtggtacCTCGATTtaagaagtattatgaagttttactaaattaattgttaaaaagttataatgattcttatttaccatgaaagagagtttagaacgTGGTcagaagttttaaaacaacgctaaaaattataggaatcaatatataaaaaaaagtatccAAATTCAAACACAAATGTGTATATGATAAGATACTTTCTACGAAAGTTTGAAATGATGGAAGGTCCCGTCGAGCGATAGCGTCTCCGTCAAGCAGCAAGACTCGTTATTCCTCGCTTTGATTCCGAACAAACAATCATTCTTAATGGGTTAACTAGATTGATAAAACATGCTAGTACATAGAAAAAAGAAGTAGAAGTGTGGAAGTTGTTCTTGAaaggaaaacaaataaaagtagATTGCAATAATAGAAGAGAAAGACGAAATTAGGAGGTCGAGGTAGAGATAGCGGCTCGGACTGCAGCGATAATGTCAGTAAGAGAAACGAGGCCTTGAAGCCCATCGTTCTTGTCCACGACCCAAACTCTGTGTACACGTCTCGTGGTGGCCATACGGATCACTTGGACCAAGGTAGATGTCACGTGACATGTCACGAGCTCCCTCGCAGGTGCTGATGCGAACAAGGGGGTTCTTGGTATTTTCTCGGCGAATTCAAGCGCGTTTAATGGCAACCAAGAACGCAACGTGGCTAAATTACATCCCTTCAGATCACTCGCCGAGAAAGTCCCCACCACCCTCCGGTTTTTCCCCTGCACcagagacatatatatatatatatattcttcagATACATACTTAAATAGGTAGAAATGTGTAAGAAGAGTCACGTACGTCCACGAGCTGTGTATGATCCTCTTCATCGCTGGAGGCTTCAACGATAGGCACGGCGTTTAGCATTGCCATACTCATGCATTTAACTGCATCTTTTACTCTTGCCTATAAAACAGAGGATTTTCGTTTGGTCCTCCTACGAATATTATAATGATTGGTTTAAATTGATGAAACTTCTTTAACTTAATTAATTTACCTGGCTAGTGATGGCTAAAACATTGTCGTTTACAGCGGAGAGGTCAGTGACAGTGCAGGAGAGGATAGCTTGGAGATGGGATGATTGGTCGAGGAAGAAGGAGACTAGATCCATCTGAGTCAGCATTGTGTAAGCAGAGGCTGACTCTACCAACTCTGGTCCTGAGGTATTCTCTACGTTACTGTCCAATGGAACCAATACTCTGTGTATTCCTTTGCTCAGAATCTCCATACAATCCATTATGCTGTATTTCATCATCAATTAATATCATTTCCATTTATATCACCAGGCATGCATATTCATTACCTGGTATTGGGGTTGAGAGACCATAAGCTTCGACCCTCAGGGCAATGACCAATGATAGAAGAGACATGAGCAGCCATTTTCTTATCAAGCCCATTCTCTTCCTCATTTCCGGCGATGTGAGCCACAACATCCAGCATTGTCACCATTCCTATGTACTGTTTCTTTACCCTTCCGGTCTCTTTGTCCGACTCAACTATCATGGATCCTCCAGCCCCCAACCACTGCCCTGGTACCGCAGCCACGGGCACCGCTCTTACTCGGTTTGCCACCAGTTTGATACAAAACAACGACTTTGGTGTTAATAGCTTTCTTGTTCAACCGGTCAGTCATGCAACAAAAGAATATGATTTAAGCATGCTTTACCATGGCGTTTAAGGCGTCTGCTAGGGTGGCGTTATCCGGAACTTCGATGAGCCGCAGCTTGTCCACCGTCAGATCTTTGACCGTGAAATCAATCAGACGGCTAGGATTGAGCCGGTTTGAAGACTGCATGGCATGAAGGTTTTGTGTTCGGGTGAGAAGACAGACGAAGGGCTTGAAATTAAAGCTTAGTCGAAGAAGAAACTGGGATGAGGCTGATAAACTAGTCATCATTCTTTTATTTCATGACTCATAGTTGCCTTATTGTTCATTATTCATTCTATAATGACACGTAGTTAGCCATTTACATGTGGCATCTGCTCACA
This Brassica napus cultivar Da-Ae chromosome C6, Da-Ae, whole genome shotgun sequence DNA region includes the following protein-coding sequences:
- the LOC125575038 gene encoding SNF1-related protein kinase regulatory subunit gamma-like PV42b isoform X2, with the translated sequence MMTSLSASSQFLLRLSFNFKPFVCLLTRTQNLHAMQSSNRLNPSRLIDFTVKDLTVDKLRLIEVPDNATLADALNAMVANRVRAVPVAAVPGQWLGAGGSMIVESDKETGRVKKQYIGMVTMLDVVAHIAGNEEENGLDKKMAAHVSSIIGHCPEGRSLWSLNPNTSIMDCMEILSKGIHRVLVPLDSNVENTSGPELVESASAYTMLTQMDLVSFFLDQSSHLQAILSCTVTDLSAVNDNVLAITSQARVKDAVKCMSMAMLNAVPIVEASSDEEDHTQLVDGKNRRVVGTFSASDLKGCNLATLRSWLPLNALEFAEKIPRTPLFASAPARELVTCHVTSTLVQVIRMATTRRVHRVWVVDKNDGLQGLVSLTDIIAAVRAAISTSTS
- the LOC125575038 gene encoding SNF1-related protein kinase regulatory subunit gamma-like PV42b isoform X1, whose translation is MMTSLSASSQFLLRLSFNFKPFVCLLTRTQNLHAMQSSNRLNPSRLIDFTVKDLTVDKLRLIEVPDNATLADALNAMSLFCIKLVANRVRAVPVAAVPGQWLGAGGSMIVESDKETGRVKKQYIGMVTMLDVVAHIAGNEEENGLDKKMAAHVSSIIGHCPEGRSLWSLNPNTSIMDCMEILSKGIHRVLVPLDSNVENTSGPELVESASAYTMLTQMDLVSFFLDQSSHLQAILSCTVTDLSAVNDNVLAITSQARVKDAVKCMSMAMLNAVPIVEASSDEEDHTQLVDGKNRRVVGTFSASDLKGCNLATLRSWLPLNALEFAEKIPRTPLFASAPARELVTCHVTSTLVQVIRMATTRRVHRVWVVDKNDGLQGLVSLTDIIAAVRAAISTSTS